The Anomalospiza imberbis isolate Cuckoo-Finch-1a 21T00152 chromosome Z, ASM3175350v1, whole genome shotgun sequence genomic interval CGTGGTCCTGGTGGTCTCTAGTGGTACATGGCTATCTGTGGTGGTCCATGGCAGTCCATCAGCAGTGTGGTGATGCATCcccccttttccaggctgcaCTGAATTCTGAGAAATGCTCCTTAGGGCTGAGCCTTGAAAAACAgcacctgggctcagctcttCTTGAGCTTATCAGAAATACTCCGTGCTTCCAGGAACTGCTGGAGCAGTTAGAGCTCCTGGGTTTTTGATGAACAGTGCTGGCAACTGTTTTTCTTCCCCGAACGGAAGAACATTGCTGTTCTCAGATATTCAAAGAGAGTGCAGGCTGAAACTGTGGCAAGGATGAAAACATTGTTACAACTAAAGCCCACTCTCTTGCCTCCCTGTAAACAGCGTTCCAAAATGAGACTCTTTGAGCTGCCCTGGACCACAGCAGGTTGTGGCCAGCACCTCCGAGTGGGGCCTCTCAGAGCCAGCAAACTCAAGTCTGCTGTACTTGAGGATCACTTGAACGATGATGGATCCGGGGCTGATACCCTCACTCCATGAGGCTCGGCCCTTCGCCTGTTGAGGAGATGCAAAGGCATCCGAAGTGAACATTTCACTGACCTCCAAGGGGAATTTTTCGCAGATACCTTCCTTGCACTGTCTCTGTCTGTGTGCATGCCCCTGTGCGTAGGCTATAGCAAATCTgggagaaatgctgctctcttaGGTGTTTAAGTACCTCAGATCTAAGTAACTTAGGCCTGCAAGTAAGGTTAGGTCATAAGTTATAAGGTAAATTAAAGGCTGCTAAAGTGTTGCTCTTTTGCTAAGTTGCTAAGTTGCCCTCACTGGCCTTTTGTCACATGCACCTAAACACActcatacacacatatatatgcacaAACACAACCCTAGGTGGTTCTtgcttcatttctgttttgattgcctggattttgtttgttgttcCATTTTTTCTCCTCAATGTGCCTTAACTGTCTAGTAAGTTAATCTTGCCAATGAACTTTGTCACGCTGCCACTTTATATTAAATTCGGTTTTTGCTGATACCCTTGccagtgatttttaaaatgatcTCAAATATTCGTTCGTGACACACATGCTGCTCCTAGGACTGCACCAGATCATGATGGGCACCGAGGACACAGCTATGTTTGTTTGCCCTGGGGGGCTCACGCCCCTGAGATTCCAGTCTTCTTTTCCATGTTCCCCGGCAAGCATAACCAAACCCCTGATCCCCAGAGATGACAATTGTTTTTCCACCTCCTGGCATGCAGCAGCACAAGGCCATGGGCCTTGCCAAGCTCCTTCACTTCCATGCTGAAAGTGGAGCCAGAAACCTGCCAGCCTCAGGAGGTGACTGTAAAGAGCATGGCAGGCACCACAAGTGAGTGCCTGCAGCACGGTCGTCACTGCCAGGGCCAGGTGGAGTCGTGCAGacactgctgtgccagggcacaAACAGTGCTGGATCACGGGGAGGTCTGGCATGGGTGGGCAGCAGTCCCTTCCTGCTGGAGGCGGTGTGGaaagagggcagggatggagaaggCACTGCCGAGGACTCACATTTCTACTCAAGTGCGAGTCAGGCTTCTGCTGGGGTCTCTATTGCCAGTGCTCACATTGCCACCCCATCCCAAATGGGAGAGTAACACCTTCAGAAGGTCAGAGAGGCTTTGACCAGGTGGGTACAAATAACCCAGGACTAGTGCAGATATATGGGGTGGCCTTTTCACACATGGGCCTCCTGTGCTTCTGCTGTCCAGGGAGTCCAAAGGGCTCCTTGTTTGGATTTGAAGTTTGCGTGCcagtaatggaaaaaaaaaatagagcaaatgcaaacattttaaagggaaaattgTGGATAAATGTGGCagctgtgtcacctccctgaTTCAGGACAAGGGTTGTCACTGTATGTCCGTGGGGAGAGCCTCTAGAACCCACACCTCTCTGTGCCCCAGACCCATGGTGGGACCCTAGGAGTGTCCTTGCAGGACACCAGGACAGGAAGTGTCACCCATGAACCCCTTCAGGTGGGTGCTGCCTGTGCCAAGCCAgacacagctcctgcagtgcTTTCCCTTCCAAATTCTCTGGGATCCCCAGGTGGAGTATGTGGGGTCCCGGTCCCATGCCTAGGTAGTCTCTTCCACCACGAGGCCACAAGCCATTCATGGCTTTTCCTGTAGAGTGTCTCTAGAGCAGGGTATCACCCAGCATGGCCCTGTGGGTGCCAGTAAAAAAGCCAATGCACCGTGCAGGAGAATCCCTGTTTTGGATACCACAGTGAGGCCAGAGATCTGTAGGATCTACCCAGGACATAGAAAACCTCAGGGTCTCCTGGGGTTCTCTCTGTCCCTGCATCCCACTGAAGCAATGTGCCCATGACTAGTCTGGGAGTCCCCTGTGAATCCTCATCATGTTCCAGTCCATTTATATGCTGAGGTCAGTGCTGGTGGCATGACACTGCCACAGCAAAGTCTCCTCCAAGACAAGGGACCTGGACCATTGACCTCCCCAGCAAGTCCTTATGCCAACAAGTGCCTGGCATTTTTTGGCTGGTGCAGTTTCTGCATGGCCTAGGAATGATCTCCTAGGGTTATTTCTGACTCACAGGACAGGAAACATTTTGGGGTTTAAGCCAAGCTGAATAACATGCTCATTTCCTTGTGCCGACTACAAAGCACCTGCTCCAGGGGATTTATGGAGTGCCGGCCTCTCGCAGTCACTGTAAGGCTGCCTGCCcggatgtttttattttcctggtaTGGCCAGCAAATGCCAAGGCCTGTTTTCCTAAACACCCCGTGACCTCCTGGCACATTTCTTTGAGGGGAGCCCAGGCAGAGCGATGGGCTGCAGCACACCCATGCTGGGATACTCAgggtgctgcagagccagggtgGGTGCCGGCAGCATGCCAGGGCTGAGGGTAGCAGGAATGCATGGCTGACCTACTGATGCCAAAACCTGGCCTGatgcagagcagccacagctaTGATAAATGACCTGGGAAAATCTCAAAGAAATGGAACATGGGCATGAGCAAAGGAGGATGAGACTATGCAAGAGAGGGCAAGAGGGCATGAGAGCCCGAGTGAGCCACAGCATGGGACTGCCCAGGACATAAGAGCCCATCCCATGACTGGAGACCTGCAGACACCAACCCACAGCAGATCCTGTCCCATGGCAGAGAACCCACACACCCCCTCCAACCAGGGCTGTAGAGCCCCTGTGAAATGCTGTGCCTAGCCTCTAGGGTCACAACACCTCTTCCTTGCAAGGAGGGTCAGGGTGTGGGtgctgaggccagggacacccATGGAAGACACAAGGCATGCCAGCATGCCTTGCAGCCCATGCTTCTCCACTGGCATTGAGCTTCATCCAGCAGGCAGCCAGTCTGAAGAGTAAGGTGACATCAATTTTTTCTCACATCCCCTCTATTTTGTCCCCTTTTTTGGAGCAACAGTCTCATTGCTGGTGGGGCTATACTCCAGCCTCTGTGAACTACCCCATCTGGCTTGCCAGCTGTGGGATGAAGGATGCCATGAGCCAGCTGTCATTCCCTGTCTTgtcttcccttcccagctcctgacTGCCTATCTCTTCCTCAACCCTCTGCTCACCTCTCCCCAGGTGAGGAGAGGTGAGCAGACTCCAGGGTCTGGCCATGCTGGTGAGCATTCATGAATGGTCATCACTCAGAGCCGGCATCTACCTGCACCTGCCCTGGTGCCCTGGGTACTCTGGTGCTTGAAGCACCCTCAGGGTGCTGGGTAAGAAAAGGTGCCCACATCCCAGAGCTGTTTCAGGGTCCACAGCAGCACCAATGCAGTTTGATCCGGTGATAAACTGGGgttgtggaatttttttgtttgttttttttttggtcttcttgtttgttgttttgttttgttttttgttttttttattttgttttgctttgttttgttttgttttgggtttttttgttcagagagaaaataaaataccttgGGGGACCAGGAGCCAAGCTCCCCAGTGCCTAAAACAGCAATCACAGCACTTCCTTGGATTTATGGTGTTTGCTTTCACAATGCCAGCCGGGATCCTGTTTGcttcctgctctgcagctgcaacTCCAGCTGAAGGCTCAGGAGATTCAGGTTTTATAACCCTCCTGGATTCTGCTGATGGCAACTTGTCCAGCATGATTTATTACCCCCTGAGCCTCCTGTGGTGCTGGGGTGGGCTGTGGTCACCTCATCCCAGCACCACTGGCTTGGGTGCTCTTCCTCCCCCATCCATGGggtcccatccctggcagtgggCATTCcgctgctctgcagagggattgCTGGAAGAGGAGGCCAGCAAAACTGTGCCCTCGGTGGGGTGCAGCACCCACCTTTTCTCAGACACAGCTACAATCTGAGACCCAGtccaggcaggagagctgggtcCTGGTGGGAGAATGCTGAGACATGGATGTGACCTTCTCCGGGGTCCTGGGATACTCAAAGATGGTGACTGCTCCTCACTGGCACACATGTAGACAGGCAGTGATCCTTTTTGTTGGGCTCTGCCTGGCAAGTCAAAGTGACTGAACTTCTAGAGAGGCACTTTTTCCAGCTCCTTTATCCTTTCTGCGGCTCTTCCCTGGGCCTCAGCTGTTTCCCAAGATGTGAGACcaaaagcagctgctttctttcagtctctgcagCAAAGCCAcctccaggctggcacagctcctcctgccacagTACCCTCAAGAGCCCAGGCAGAAGCTCTGGAGCACCAAGTCCAATTGCAGATACTGCTTTCCAAATTACGAGCTCCCTCCTGTACAACCTGGACCAAAATGCTCTGGATCACCCATGGGGTtgtgtgtgctggggacaggtggGTGCTCAGGAACGCAGAAGTGGAGGAAGAAAAGTGGTCAGGAGGGGGAATAGCAGGGTCAACAGGCTATGGGGGACCACCACCCCTTTCTTTATGCACAGCCACAGTGTGGACAGTGCTCCACTGCCCTGGTCCCTCTGCAGTGTGCCAAGAGGtgtcctgacactcctctttttctctgcattttcccAGCAAAGCACTTTGATGAAAAATCCAATGGCCATGAATGGACTCGTAGCTTTACCCTTCTATTTAATGAACCATAATGGCTACAGAAATCCTGAGAATGCCTCTCCATGTCCCTGATGGAGCAGGGGCAATGCCCTTCCCCACAGCCAAGAGATGCTCTCGCCCCAGGTTTTGAGCACTCTTCTGGAAGCCTGTGCAAATCCTGTGGGCCTCTGAGTGAAACTCatcactactttttttttttaacatttcctgTTCTTGTTGATGAAACAATGATGGATTATTTCATTGCAGTTACTAGCATGCCAAACTTCTTTTTCCAAACACACAATAGGAATATTAATTAACTGCTCTGACGACAAGCGCTTTTATCCTCCTTATATAGTAACAACTCAGCACCAAAGGGCAAGCTCCATTTGTCACTGATACACTCCACCATCCCAGCTCATGGCCTAGCAGTCAGCAGGGCATTCCCAGCATTTCTCTGATTTGTTATCAGCCTTTCCTAAGAGGTCCCACACTCGCTGCCATCCAGCAACCCCACCGAGGGACACAGAATCATCTGTGGCACTACAACAGGGCTGGGGTAATTCTCTAAGGGGAAGAAGGGATGCAAAGCCAGGGTTTCTCCCTCAGCAGTGAGAGCACAAGCTGCAGGAGATGGATGCAATGGGACAGCAAAGGGGCCCAGAGCACCAAAGGGAAGGGACTATGCCTTCAAATCCAAAGGTGGTGAATCCAAAGCGGATAAAGCGGATAAAAggaagcatttttctttctcactctGTGCTTAATTAGACTGCCACAGGAAAATGCTCAGGCCAAAATTTAGCAGGATTCAATGAGGGATTGGGCACTTACAGGGATAAGAAAAATATCCAGCTATAATAGTGAATGCCAATACAAATTCTGGAAGGGATATTGAGCCTCACGCGTCAAGGTGTAAATTTGTCCCAAACTCTCAGAAACAGGGAGCTTAATGCAGGGACAGATGACCCACATATGCTACTGTTGCTGATGCTGCCTCACTGCCGGCACGGCCCTGCGCTGGCTGAGCCCCCAGCTGGACCATCCCCAGAGCCctgtttcctgctgctggcagcacctcTGACAAGGGCTGTGAATTTCTTTTGGCAAGTCAGCCCTTTGCTTGTAGCTCTCCGGGGCCATGTGgctcccagggctctgaccTCCTCCCTTTTGCACATCACCTCACTTTGCCAGCTGATAACAGCCCTATCATTCTATACAGAGGCAGCCCCTCTGGGTAGAGGGTCCGTGAGGTCCACAGGCACAACCCTGGGTGATGTGGCACCTTCCCACAGGTCCTTGCTTCCAGCCAAGTCCCTCGTTTACCTCTCAGGTTACCTGTTGCCCAAAAGCACTTTTGCCTTCCGATTTTATCCCTCCTGTTTCCTGCTTCTGCTGGGGCCAGTCTGCAGCCTCTGGAAGAGGACACTCAGCCCCAGTACCTTGTGGGTGCTCCAGGTGCATAGGCACAGTCCTCTTTCATGGGCACTGCTCAGATGAACCCCGGTTCATTCTCTCCTGTTCTGCATCAGAGGCAGCTGCTATACTGTCTGCTCTGGTCACAGCACCAAATATGTCAGAGCTCAGtaagtgtttggacaacactctgtcatggtttgacactggcgcaatgccagcgtCCCCATTAAAATGCACtttcccaatatccaaacctgaccactgattggtttgacccgacttcctgaaaaaattcacttccatgtcaaaccacgacacactctcaggcacatgctgggattcttggggtgtcctgcacagggccaggagttggacatGGTGATCCTGATGGGCCACTTCCAACTtagcatattctatgattctgtgattctgtgattttaaacCTGCTGTTCCCATCCCTTGCCCATGCATGGCTATGAACCTGGCATAGCTGCAGCCCAGACTGGGGTGAAAGTGACATGATGTGGTACTCAGAAGTGGGTGCAACCACCTTCATCCCCAAACGAGGATGGTGCCATTTGCATCCCACACTGTTAGCAGAATGCTTGTGCTGCTCTGGTCACTGCGAGATGGGATGCTCCCAAAACCTTGGCTTGCTGTGATGGAGCAGTGTCGGCTCAGCATGACAAGAGGGGAACCTGGAGCTCTCCTGGTCAGGAGCCAGGGTCTCCTGTGCTTGCTGCTTACGTGCTCACCACACTGCGGAGGGCAGCGCTGCTGGGGACCTTTGGATCTCCCCTTGCTGTAGAGCCTTGCACCCACAGGGGCTTCCAACTGGAGAAATTTCTGGAGGGCATGAATCAGCTTTTCACAGCTTGTTAAAAATCTTGATCCTACCTCTTGTTTTCATGGCTTTCAAATCAGGAAATGAGTTTTACAACTTTTCCAGTGGGGCACAGCTGGTGGCCAGGGTCGTAAAGCTGAACTTTATAAATATCTCTCATTGGGATCAGGGGAAGAGCATtaaaaaggcagagagagagaaagagaaagaaaaggcaacGGAGCAAAGGCAATAGAGAAGCAAACCGAACAAGTCCAGCTCAACCATCTATGGCCATGCAAGCACAGAAGATGAGGTGTGCGTGGGGCAGGGTTTGCCTGcttctttccctcctcctccagctgccaggCTCCCAGGCCAAATGCTACTTTCAGGCTAAAGGTAAGTGGGGAGGCGAGATGGGAAGAGGCTGATAGGAAGAAGGGGCCTCAGCTTTCCCAACATGGCAGGGCTCTTCCCTAAGCCTGAGAAGTATGGAAGGGACTGTGCTGAGCTCAGGAATGGGATCATGGGCCAGTGGTGAGTGGAAGGAGCAGTCTATAAACCacagaacagctccccagggctctgGCTGAGAAACAGCTTTCTGGGCCATGAAGGCTCCTGGCAGGCGCCTGGCTGGGGCCGAGTGTGCAGGACTAGCAGCAAAGGGAGGAGGGCAGCTCATCATCCCTCTGTTGTCtcctcccagggctgcagaAATGCCCAGACCCTGGATTTATCCTGGGTCACTGGATTTATCCTGTCCAGGGAAGCAAGAGCCATTTGCTTCTTGCTCGAGACCCACGGGGTAGTGGTAAGAGCtacagggcagggccaggagaggATGGATGGGTACAGCACCATGAGATGATACCATGAGATGGGTACATCACCACGAGAGATGACAGGGTATTTCATACCTGCAGGATGGTGGAGAGACCACCATGTATCTTCCATAGCACAAGGTGGTCATCATGATACTTCTGCTCCTGTTCAGGGCACAGGGCTGTCAAGGAGGTTTCCAGTCGCCCTCAGCACAGACCCATGTGTTCTCATTACCACTGTTTCCTTTGCAGCTCCCTGTGAGTACGAAGGGAAACAGTTCTCCCTTGGGGAATCGTGGCTGAGCACCAACTGCCTGCTCTGCACCTGCCTGCACCCCATTGGCGTGGGCTGCTGTGAGACGTGAGTGAGGGGCCGGGCTGGGGTGGGCTGTCACCTTCCACCACAGCACCCCTGCATCCGCAGCGGCGGGTGTCTGGTGGCTGCAAATGCAGCTGCTATCAGAACCTTGGGAGGGCAGTGGGGCACCAGGTCCTGGGGAACAAGAGGCAGAGGTAAGCAGGACCCCACCAGGGCACTGAGGGTGGTGgggtgagctggggcaggtggAAAGGGCATTTCCACACAGCAAAATGCCCAGATGGGCCAGGAGCTGTGTCTCAGCCTGCCTGAGCTGGTCTGGAAGAcaccctgtgcctgtgcctgtaCCATCCAGCCCAGTCAGCAGCCCCCTGGCACTCATCAGGGGTACTGATGGCACCGTGTCCTCTCCCACAGCACCCAGCACCCGATCGACTTCCCTGACTGGTGCGAGGCCCACTACGACTCACAGACCTGCCAGATCTCGGTAGTGCAGAAGGCCAACCCCAGCCTGCCGTGCGTGAAGAGCGTGGAACACGAGTGGGGCTCGGCCAGCACCCCCGAGCCGCTGGTGAACAAGCTGCTGGGTGCGGGGCTGAGCAGATAGAGGCTCGGCAGCGCCCCGAGCCCCTCGGCGCCGCCCTCCCCCCTCCAGAGCGCACCGCCCGCATGCTCCAGACCTGCCCCACCCACCCTGTAGAGGCATCACCGCCGGCACCTTCGAAGGAAACCACTATCCACGCATCATGGTACCAAGCCTTGCTTCTGCCTTCAGCTTCCTGAACCAGGGCGTCCTCCCTGCAAGGTGTTCTGCACACCGTGGAAACGCAGATTCTACAGGATCTCCTCCAGGTGGGCAGAAAACCCTTAGTGACTAAAAAAAAGATACAGGACTAAATCAGCAGTCCTGCATTCCAATatccagctcccagctccctaCTCCCTCCCAGACCTGTACtcctctgcacagcagctgtgggcaGCTCACTAGGGTCACCACAGCAGCTTGTGCAGGATCCCCACAGCCTgcccagctccttctctgctCCCGGAGTGCAAGGGGCACAACCCACCTCTGGAACCACTAATGCCCCTGCTCCAACAGCTCCTGGGGTCCCTGGTACTATAGGCCAGCCCTGGGCAACACTGTAACAGAGCCAGCCCAGGGTGGGTGGCAGAAcaggatgtccccaggggaGACCCTCATCCCCATTGGCAAGGAAGCAGGGTGGGGAGAGGTTCAGGAAGCAGAAGCAGTCCAAGTAACAAAGGGGAAGCAGCCACCCTGGTAGCTGCCCCATCTGGTGCCATGCCTGTGTTGTGCAGAGCCTTGTGTAGATGTTTCTGTTCTTGCAATAAAGATACTGAACAAAGAGGTCTCCAGCCTGTGACTGCTGTAGAAGGTGGGatgtgtccagcactgggaacaATGTAGGAATAAGGCTCTTGGGAAAGCTGAGTTTCACACATTCAGATGTTTATTACATTTCCATGCAAAGAGGAAAGCTCATTGGAAAGTTCAGTAAAAATGGGGAGCTGGCTGTTGGGCAGGGAGATGCTCTTGGATGCACAGCATGCATTCCTTACAGCACCCCAAGGATCCAAAGACCAGCAGGATGCTTTCCCACCAGGAGCCCAGGTGGCCACTGTGTTTCACCTGGATGCCAGACCTCTGCTTGTAGGGTCTCTGTAAAGGCATAGCCTTCACCCAAGGGTGGTATAAAGCTTTA includes:
- the MSMP gene encoding prostate-associated microseminoprotein, translating into MAMQAQKMRCAWGRVCLLLSLLLQLPGSQAKCYFQAKAPCEYEGKQFSLGESWLSTNCLLCTCLHPIGVGCCETTQHPIDFPDWCEAHYDSQTCQISVVQKANPSLPCVKSVEHEWGSASTPEPLVNKLLGAGLSR